A region from the Cyanobacteriota bacterium genome encodes:
- the rplV gene encoding 50S ribosomal protein L22 produces MAKKDQEQNTKHPAKQSFASDVDTQEVGTVQSTGSAKEDKKDSSKMSNVVEETAEKKPAKKASAKKTKEVEKKPAKATNAKTETKVVEASSTETKPETKLVRARIGFMRQTARKVRRCVNLIRTMTAGDAVTQLGFAPYAAALPIKKLIESAMANASHNFAIQNPENLKISQLLVDDGVVYKRWRAVSKGTAHSIKKRTAQVRLVLSEMNAAEYAAYVWDNSPRNKKKGKVA; encoded by the coding sequence ATGGCTAAAAAAGACCAAGAACAAAATACTAAGCATCCTGCAAAACAAAGTTTTGCTAGTGATGTTGACACACAAGAGGTCGGGACGGTGCAAAGCACTGGTTCCGCTAAAGAAGATAAAAAGGACTCAAGCAAGATGTCTAATGTAGTAGAAGAAACGGCTGAAAAAAAACCAGCTAAAAAAGCTTCAGCTAAGAAAACAAAAGAGGTTGAAAAGAAACCTGCCAAAGCAACTAATGCTAAAACAGAAACAAAAGTAGTAGAAGCATCAAGTACTGAAACGAAGCCTGAGACCAAACTTGTTAGAGCAAGAATTGGTTTTATGAGACAAACGGCCCGCAAGGTTCGTCGTTGCGTGAATTTAATTCGTACAATGACTGCCGGTGATGCTGTTACACAGCTCGGCTTTGCACCTTATGCAGCAGCTTTGCCAATAAAAAAATTAATCGAAAGTGCAATGGCTAACGCTAGTCACAACTTTGCAATACAGAACCCTGAAAATCTCAAGATCTCTCAGCTTTTAGTTGATGATGGTGTAGTTTACAAAAGATGGAGAGCCGTTAGCAAAGGAACAGCTCACAGTATCAAAAAGAGAACTGCACAAGTGAGATTAGTTTTAAGTGAGATGAATGCAGCAGAATACGCAGCATATGTTTGGGATAATTCACCACGTAACAAAAAAAAGGGCAAGGTAGCATAG
- the rpsS gene encoding 30S ribosomal protein S19 gives MARSQKKGPYVHESLWKKLQVMRASGEKRVIKTYKRASMILPEMVSFTIAVHNGRKFIPVYCTESMVGHRLGEFSITRTFKGHSGSKKTK, from the coding sequence ATGGCAAGATCACAGAAAAAAGGACCATATGTACACGAATCACTTTGGAAAAAGCTCCAAGTAATGCGTGCTTCAGGCGAAAAAAGAGTTATTAAGACTTACAAACGCGCATCAATGATATTGCCAGAGATGGTAAGTTTCACAATTGCAGTACACAATGGACGTAAGTTCATACCTGTTTATTGTACAGAGTCAATGGTCGGACATAGACTTGGTGAGTTTTCAATCACCAGAACATTTAAAGGACACTCTGGTTCGAAAAAAACCAAATAG